A region of Argentina anserina chromosome 5, drPotAnse1.1, whole genome shotgun sequence DNA encodes the following proteins:
- the LOC126796435 gene encoding uncharacterized protein LOC126796435: MADQKAEIFELNNGAMKVLISNWGCTITSLSVPGKDGKSADVVLGFDSVEPYLKGMAPYFGCIVGRVANRIKDGKFTLNGTQYSLPINKPPNSLHGGDKGYDKQIWQVAEHKKGEKPSITFKYHSHDGEEGYPGSVAVTATYTLTSSTTMRLDMEAVPENKPTPISLAQHTYWNLAGHNSGDVLDHRVRIWSNHITPVDENTVPTGEIKPIKGTGFDFTAERKVGESIHEVGLGYDHNYVLDCGEEKEGLKHAAKVRDPSSSRVLNLWTNAPGMQFYTGNYVNGVQGKGGAVYNKHAGLCLETQGFPNAINTPNFPSVVVQPGEKYRNTMLFEFSVE; encoded by the exons atggcagatcagaAAGCAGAAATCTTCGAACTTAACAATGGTGCCATGAAAGTCCTCATCTCCAACTGGGGCTGCACCATCACATCCTTGTCTGTTCCTGGGAAAGACG GAAAATCGGCTGATGTTGTTCTTGGATTCGACTCTGTTGAGCCCTATTTG AAAGGGATGGCTCCTTATTTTGGCTGCATTGTGGGCCGGGTCGCCAATAGAATCAAGGATGGCAAGTTCACACTCAATGGAACTCAGTACTCTTTGCCTATCAATAAGCCTCCAAACAGTCTCCATG GTGGTGACAAGGGTTATGATAAGCAGATATGGCAGGTAGCTGAACATAAGAAGGGCGAAAAACCATCCATCACATTCAAATATCATAGTCATGATGGAGAAGAAG GTTATCCGGGGAGTGTTGCTGTGACTGCAACTTATACGCTCACTTCAAGCACGACTATGCGACTTGACATGGAAGCAGTGCCTGAGAACAAGCCTACCCCTATCAGCTTAGCTCAGCACACCTATTGGAACTTGGCTGGACATAACTCGGGCGATGTACTTGACCACAGAGTTCGAATATGGTCTAACCACATTACCCCTGTGGATGAAAACACAGTTCCCACTGGTGAAATCAAGCCAATTAAAGGCACAGGCTTTGATTTCACTGCTGAGAGGAAAGTTGGAGAGTCCATCCATGAGGTTGGACTAGGGTACGATCACAACTATGTGCTTGACTGTGGGGAAGAGAAGGAAGGTTTGAAACATGCTGCTAAAGTGAGAGACCCTTCCAGTTCAAGGGTCCTCAACCTATGGACCAATGCCCCTGGGATGCAGTTTTACACCGGGAATTATGTCAATGGTGTTCAAGGTAAAGGAGGTGCTGTTTACAATAAGCATGCAGGGCTCTGCTTGGAGACGCAGGGATTCCCAAATGCAATTAACACTCCGAACTTCCCATCTGTTGTTGTCCAACCTGGTGAGAAGTATAGAAACACCATgttgtttgagttttcagTAGAGTGA
- the LOC126796436 gene encoding uncharacterized protein LOC126796436 isoform X2, with the protein MSIELKLSRINRVYRPSELIEGKITVKSSSSISHYGIRIAVDGSVTLQVRGGSAGVIESLVGAAKPISILNKIVEVRPAGKIASGTTEIPFSMNIRQPRGENLERFYETFHGGNINIQYLVTVDISRGYLYKSLSATLEFIVESDKADAIERPVSPEMVVFYITQDTQRHPLLPQLKSGGFKIIGKMATQCSLSEPVSGELTVEASAVPISSIDIHLLRVESILLGEKIVTEKSVVQTTQIADGDVCHNMTLPIHVILPRLLTCPTVSAGPFSIEFKVVIVISFQSEVAKLHLKSDPTTPRLWLAMETLPLELYRTR; encoded by the exons ATGTCGATTGAGCTCAAGCTTTCCCGGATTAACCGAGTCTACCGTCCTTCA GAGCTTATTGAGGGGAAGATCACAGTGAAGTCTTCGTCTTCAATCTCCCACTATGGAATTCGCATCGCGGTCGACGGATCTGTCACCTTGCAG GTTCGGGGAGGATCGGCCGGAGTTATTGAGAGTCTGGTTGGTGCTGCCAAACCTATATCTATTCT GAACAAAATTGTTGAGGTTAGACCTGCTGGGAAGATTGCTTCAGGCACAACCGAG ATACCATTTTCCATGAATATCAGGCAACCGAGAGGAGAGAACCTAGAACGGTTCTACGAGACCTTCCATGGTGGAAATATTAATATTCAg TATTTAGTGACTGTAGATATATCTAGAGGATACCTGTATAAGTCATTATCGGCAACCTTGGAGTTCATAGTTGAAAGCGATAAAG CTGATGCTATTGAGCGACCTGTTTCTCCGGAGATGGTTGTCTTCTACATTACTCAGGATACTCAAAGACATCCGCTACTGCCTCAGCTGAAATCAG GTGGCTTTAAAATTATTGGAAAGATGGCCACTCAATGTTCTTTATCGGAACCAGTTAGTGGTGAACTAACAGTAGAAGCATCAGCAGTTCCAATTTCTTCCATTGATATACATTTGCTTCGTGTGGAGTCAATCCTTCTAGGGGAGAAAATTGTGACCGAGAAATCTGTGGTTCAGACTACACAG ATTGCAGATGGGGACGTCTGTCATAATATGACTCTGCCCATTCATGTTATACTTCCCCGTCTTTTGACATGTCCTACAGTCTCAGCAGG GCCATTCTCGATTGAATTTAAAGTTGTCATAGTCATATCATTTCAGTCCGAGGTAGCCAAATTGCATTTAAAATCTGATCCTACAACTCCCAGACTATGG CTTGCAATGGAGACTCTACCGCTTGAGCTTTATAGGACAAGGTGA
- the LOC126796436 gene encoding uncharacterized protein LOC126796436 isoform X1 has translation MSIELKLSRINRVYRPSELIEGKITVKSSSSISHYGIRIAVDGSVTLQVRGGSAGVIESLVGAAKPISILRNKIVEVRPAGKIASGTTEIPFSMNIRQPRGENLERFYETFHGGNINIQYLVTVDISRGYLYKSLSATLEFIVESDKADAIERPVSPEMVVFYITQDTQRHPLLPQLKSGGFKIIGKMATQCSLSEPVSGELTVEASAVPISSIDIHLLRVESILLGEKIVTEKSVVQTTQIADGDVCHNMTLPIHVILPRLLTCPTVSAGPFSIEFKVVIVISFQSEVAKLHLKSDPTTPRLWLAMETLPLELYRTR, from the exons ATGTCGATTGAGCTCAAGCTTTCCCGGATTAACCGAGTCTACCGTCCTTCA GAGCTTATTGAGGGGAAGATCACAGTGAAGTCTTCGTCTTCAATCTCCCACTATGGAATTCGCATCGCGGTCGACGGATCTGTCACCTTGCAG GTTCGGGGAGGATCGGCCGGAGTTATTGAGAGTCTGGTTGGTGCTGCCAAACCTATATCTATTCT CAGGAACAAAATTGTTGAGGTTAGACCTGCTGGGAAGATTGCTTCAGGCACAACCGAG ATACCATTTTCCATGAATATCAGGCAACCGAGAGGAGAGAACCTAGAACGGTTCTACGAGACCTTCCATGGTGGAAATATTAATATTCAg TATTTAGTGACTGTAGATATATCTAGAGGATACCTGTATAAGTCATTATCGGCAACCTTGGAGTTCATAGTTGAAAGCGATAAAG CTGATGCTATTGAGCGACCTGTTTCTCCGGAGATGGTTGTCTTCTACATTACTCAGGATACTCAAAGACATCCGCTACTGCCTCAGCTGAAATCAG GTGGCTTTAAAATTATTGGAAAGATGGCCACTCAATGTTCTTTATCGGAACCAGTTAGTGGTGAACTAACAGTAGAAGCATCAGCAGTTCCAATTTCTTCCATTGATATACATTTGCTTCGTGTGGAGTCAATCCTTCTAGGGGAGAAAATTGTGACCGAGAAATCTGTGGTTCAGACTACACAG ATTGCAGATGGGGACGTCTGTCATAATATGACTCTGCCCATTCATGTTATACTTCCCCGTCTTTTGACATGTCCTACAGTCTCAGCAGG GCCATTCTCGATTGAATTTAAAGTTGTCATAGTCATATCATTTCAGTCCGAGGTAGCCAAATTGCATTTAAAATCTGATCCTACAACTCCCAGACTATGG CTTGCAATGGAGACTCTACCGCTTGAGCTTTATAGGACAAGGTGA